A window from Gemmatimonadaceae bacterium encodes these proteins:
- a CDS encoding DsbA family protein, whose protein sequence is MAKRPEDGGRGKGSGSSKAVKTTKRSQAGFYKVIGLVAAAFVLFLVYQYSKPQSDAASRLDPSVPLPEAKGYTIGRADAPVKVIEFADFECPACAQFFTLTEPDVRSRLIDSGVVQYTFMDFPLPMHKNTWPASNAAACANEQGKFWEMHDALFQSQDQWNGLATSRPGGKFKELAQQIGLDVNAWETCFDDQKYLANIRSHEAEAGRQGAGQTPTFIIGSRRIPGSISFDKFRAYVDTALAEAKATTPAAVADTSTTKK, encoded by the coding sequence ATGGCGAAGCGACCCGAAGACGGCGGACGAGGCAAGGGATCAGGCAGCTCGAAAGCCGTAAAGACCACAAAGCGGAGCCAGGCGGGCTTCTACAAGGTGATCGGGCTCGTGGCGGCCGCCTTCGTGCTGTTCCTCGTCTACCAGTACTCGAAGCCCCAGTCAGACGCCGCCTCACGACTCGACCCGAGCGTGCCGCTGCCTGAGGCGAAGGGGTACACGATCGGTCGAGCCGATGCTCCGGTGAAGGTCATCGAGTTCGCGGACTTCGAGTGCCCGGCCTGCGCGCAATTCTTCACGCTCACCGAGCCGGACGTTCGCTCGCGACTCATCGACTCCGGTGTCGTCCAATACACGTTCATGGACTTTCCGCTGCCGATGCACAAGAACACGTGGCCGGCGTCCAATGCGGCGGCCTGTGCGAACGAGCAGGGCAAGTTCTGGGAAATGCATGACGCGCTGTTCCAGAGTCAGGACCAGTGGAACGGCTTGGCCACCTCGCGGCCCGGCGGCAAGTTCAAGGAACTTGCCCAGCAGATCGGCCTCGACGTGAACGCGTGGGAGACGTGCTTCGACGACCAGAAGTACCTGGCCAACATCCGCTCGCACGAGGCCGAGGCCGGCCGTCAGGGCGCCGGACAGACGCCGACGTTCATCATCGGGTCGCGTCGGATTCCCGGCAGCATCTCGTTTGACAAGTTCCGCGCGTACGTCGACACCGCGCTGGCCGAGGCAAAGGCAACGACACCGGCTGCGGTCGCAGACACATCGACGACGAAGAAGTAG
- a CDS encoding alpha/beta hydrolase, translating into MLLPADADLFRVPLGTGASMHVARYGYGDDAIVLLHGFGTSSFLWRHVGPLLAVQGARAFALDLFGYGESDRPFDAEFGLDAQSGYLDAAMTALQLQRATVVGVDVGALVALRLAFDRPERIYRLVLVGPPPLEDLAGPEIRELQRDTARYALRLSRGLFGAESLLRPFLEGSVANPERMPWKLLGRYLAPYLGADGATHLLALAGALREEEFEDLDLRRLRQRTLVVRGTRDRWCSRTIAEQYAELIPRAIYQAVDEVGHLVPEEDAASLARLILAFVRTREDAQE; encoded by the coding sequence GTGCTTCTTCCTGCCGATGCGGACCTGTTCCGCGTGCCACTCGGGACCGGCGCCAGTATGCACGTGGCCCGCTACGGGTACGGAGACGACGCCATCGTCCTGCTGCATGGCTTCGGCACGTCGTCTTTCCTCTGGCGGCACGTCGGCCCCCTGCTCGCGGTGCAAGGGGCACGAGCGTTCGCACTCGACCTGTTCGGCTACGGGGAATCGGACCGACCATTCGACGCAGAGTTCGGACTCGATGCGCAGTCGGGCTACCTCGACGCGGCGATGACGGCGCTGCAACTGCAGCGGGCGACCGTGGTCGGCGTTGATGTGGGCGCCCTGGTGGCGCTGCGGCTCGCCTTCGACCGTCCGGAACGCATCTATCGGCTCGTTCTGGTCGGCCCGCCTCCCCTGGAGGATCTCGCGGGTCCGGAGATTCGTGAACTCCAACGCGACACGGCCCGCTACGCCCTGCGGCTGTCTCGCGGGCTCTTCGGCGCCGAATCACTGCTGAGGCCGTTTCTCGAAGGCAGCGTCGCCAACCCCGAACGCATGCCGTGGAAGCTGCTGGGGAGGTACCTGGCGCCGTACCTGGGCGCCGACGGAGCAACGCACCTGCTCGCACTCGCTGGCGCCCTTCGGGAGGAGGAGTTCGAGGACTTGGACCTCAGGCGACTGCGCCAACGGACGCTGGTGGTCCGGGGAACCCGAGATCGCTGGTGCTCCCGAACGATCGCAGAGCAATACGCCGAACTGATTCCACGCGCCATTTATCAGGCGGTGGACGAGGTCGGCCATCTTGTCCCCGAAGAGGACGCCGCCTCGCTGGCTCGGCTCATTCTGGCGTTCGTGCGAACTCGTGAGGACGCCCAGGAATAG
- a CDS encoding CDP-alcohol phosphatidyltransferase family protein, with product MSRDTFITAPNVLSLSRLGLAAAFVVIGDPAQRLLVLLLAAATDVLDGWLARRANATTRWGALLDPITDRIFVFAAVCVFLVERQLTTVQYVVLIFRDVMTAIGFLVAKSVSWLRPITFRARAAGKLVTALQLATLIAVLIRPDLVPSLIIVVAVTAVIAVIDYTLLLWRERSRTPA from the coding sequence ATGAGCCGCGACACGTTCATCACTGCCCCCAACGTGCTGTCGCTCTCGCGCCTTGGTCTGGCCGCGGCGTTCGTCGTCATCGGGGATCCCGCGCAACGCCTCCTCGTGCTCCTCCTCGCCGCCGCCACCGACGTGCTCGACGGCTGGCTCGCGCGCCGAGCCAACGCCACCACGCGCTGGGGTGCCCTGCTCGACCCCATCACCGACCGCATCTTTGTCTTCGCCGCGGTCTGCGTGTTTCTCGTCGAACGACAGCTCACCACCGTGCAGTATGTCGTGCTCATCTTTCGCGACGTCATGACCGCTATCGGGTTCCTCGTCGCGAAAAGCGTATCATGGCTTCGGCCCATCACGTTCCGGGCTCGCGCCGCCGGCAAGCTCGTGACCGCGCTGCAGCTCGCGACGTTGATCGCCGTGCTGATTCGACCTGACCTCGTGCCCTCGCTCATCATCGTCGTCGCCGTCACGGCCGTGATCGCCGTCATCGACTACACCTTGCTCCTCTGGAGGGAGCGCAGCCGCACACCGGCGTGA
- a CDS encoding DUF2461 domain-containing protein has protein sequence MFTPAALTFLRQLRRNNRREWFVARKATFEEILLAPMREFVEEIDVRLATLAPEIGGTPKRSIFRIHRDVRFSRDKSPYKTHMGCWFTARSAGHGVGSETHGAGAGFYFHLEPGACLVAGGIWMPPRDALKQIRQGLAERHREFERTIAAPAFRRRFGSMSEERVLTRVPRPWDASHPAARWLRFASFTASAPLDDAVAIGPKLVEKVVKDLAVLLPMVRWLNTTLGYPPRDRRDGW, from the coding sequence ATGTTCACTCCCGCCGCCCTCACGTTCCTCCGCCAGCTCAGGCGGAACAATCGCCGCGAGTGGTTCGTTGCGCGCAAGGCGACATTCGAGGAGATCCTCCTCGCGCCAATGCGCGAGTTCGTGGAGGAGATCGACGTACGTCTCGCCACCCTGGCCCCCGAGATCGGCGGGACCCCGAAGCGCTCGATCTTCCGGATTCATCGCGACGTGCGGTTCTCCAGGGACAAGTCACCCTACAAGACGCACATGGGCTGCTGGTTCACCGCGCGCTCGGCGGGCCACGGCGTGGGCTCGGAGACGCATGGCGCCGGCGCCGGATTCTACTTTCACCTCGAGCCGGGGGCGTGCCTCGTGGCCGGTGGGATCTGGATGCCGCCCCGCGATGCCCTGAAACAGATCCGCCAGGGGCTCGCCGAACGCCATCGGGAATTCGAGCGCACGATTGCCGCGCCGGCCTTTCGGCGTCGCTTCGGCTCCATGTCCGAGGAGCGCGTTCTCACGCGCGTCCCGCGGCCATGGGACGCCTCGCACCCTGCGGCACGGTGGCTTCGTTTTGCCTCGTTCACGGCGTCCGCCCCGCTCGACGACGCGGTCGCGATCGGCCCGAAGCTGGTGGAGAAGGTCGTGAAGGACCTGGCGGTGCTTCTGCCCATGGTCCGCTGGCTCAACACGACCCTCGGCTACCCGCCCCGCGATCGGCGCGACGGGTGGTGA
- a CDS encoding insulinase family protein, whose product MANALTAADHAVERYILPNGLTVLLRRDRTAPVVAIVTYVRAGYFDETDDVSGIAHVLEHMYFKGTPSRGVGEIARQTKASGGYLNAATIYDHTRYYAVLPSSGFEAGLAIQADAYANSLIEAGELARELEVIIQEAHRKADSPEAVTTETLFELLHDAHRIRRWRIGREPGLRALTREHLLGFYRNFYRPRTTILSIVGDIDSERALDLVRQHYGRLPDELPQRTRGPEERSNAGRRYRHLAGDVANWHAAFGWRTPDALHPDTAALDLAGSVLSSGRASRLYRAVRERRLATGVSAWNYTPTELGVFVVQLEGAPERIDDALHATWHEVARLGESITPTEVRRAQRLFEARQMRRLETMEGQANYLADWEALGGWERGEAYATAISAATADDIAAAARRHLDPGAASLLVYEPASGTPWAIDTVAAFARLDRPSSGSVDPSTDVAAIAAPAIVGDRLQPEGIVQDVCVFRTRGDVPVLVRRRRGAPIVHLGVYATGGAASEPAALAGLGLIMARAAVKETRTRDAATTALQAELLGGAISASISSDGLGWGFSVPTRAFAEAVTLLADVVCDPAFTHQVVDTERDVARTQLDQVRDDMYRYPTRLALQAAFGDHPYARGSIGTDDGLARLTPDDVRAWHAAQVLSGNLVIAVVGDVDPSEAASMVAGAFAAVRQRDAALLAVPAWTGDGRQQVEFRDKAQTALCMAFPAPARRDPARHDAHLVSVIASGLGGRFFDALREKQSLAYTVHVAPSQRATAGMMVAYIATSPDKEDAAREGLLREFRKLQDEPVTAEELERARTYAIGAHQIAQQGSGHVLGEVIDAWVHGTGLDELADVERRLHAVTPASIQALAQRSFGADQRVEGVVRGRRTSA is encoded by the coding sequence GTGGCCAACGCACTCACCGCAGCCGACCATGCCGTCGAGCGGTACATCCTGCCGAACGGCCTGACCGTTCTCCTCCGTCGCGACCGGACCGCACCGGTCGTCGCCATCGTCACCTATGTCAGGGCCGGCTACTTCGACGAGACCGATGACGTGAGCGGGATCGCGCACGTGCTGGAGCACATGTACTTCAAGGGCACGCCGTCACGCGGCGTCGGTGAGATCGCCAGACAAACCAAGGCCAGCGGCGGCTACCTCAATGCGGCCACCATCTACGACCACACGCGCTACTACGCGGTGCTGCCGTCGTCGGGGTTCGAGGCCGGACTTGCCATCCAGGCCGATGCCTACGCCAACTCCCTCATCGAGGCCGGGGAACTCGCGCGCGAGCTGGAGGTCATCATCCAGGAAGCCCATCGCAAGGCCGACTCGCCCGAAGCAGTCACCACCGAGACGCTCTTCGAACTCCTGCACGACGCGCACCGCATCCGGCGCTGGCGCATCGGTCGCGAACCGGGACTGCGCGCGCTCACCCGCGAACACCTGCTGGGCTTCTACCGCAACTTCTACCGGCCGCGTACAACGATCCTGAGCATCGTTGGTGATATCGACAGCGAACGGGCGCTAGATCTCGTCCGTCAGCACTACGGTCGGCTTCCTGACGAATTGCCGCAGCGCACCCGCGGGCCCGAGGAGCGCTCGAACGCCGGTCGACGGTATCGCCACCTGGCCGGCGACGTCGCCAACTGGCACGCCGCCTTTGGATGGCGCACGCCTGACGCGCTGCATCCTGACACCGCGGCGCTCGACCTCGCGGGGAGCGTGCTCTCGAGCGGACGCGCTTCACGACTCTATCGCGCGGTGCGCGAGCGTCGCCTTGCCACGGGCGTCTCCGCGTGGAACTACACGCCGACGGAACTCGGCGTGTTCGTCGTGCAGCTGGAAGGCGCGCCCGAGCGGATCGACGACGCACTGCACGCCACGTGGCACGAGGTGGCGCGGCTCGGCGAATCGATCACACCCACCGAAGTGCGGCGGGCGCAGCGACTGTTCGAGGCGCGCCAGATGCGGCGCCTCGAGACGATGGAGGGTCAGGCCAACTACCTCGCCGACTGGGAGGCACTCGGTGGTTGGGAACGTGGTGAGGCCTATGCCACGGCGATCAGCGCGGCCACGGCCGATGACATCGCCGCCGCTGCCCGGCGTCATCTCGACCCGGGCGCGGCCTCGCTCCTGGTGTACGAACCGGCGAGTGGTACGCCGTGGGCCATCGACACCGTGGCAGCGTTTGCCCGACTCGATCGACCCTCGTCAGGCAGCGTGGACCCATCCACGGACGTCGCGGCGATCGCCGCACCGGCGATCGTCGGCGACCGCCTGCAGCCCGAAGGCATCGTGCAGGACGTCTGCGTGTTCCGGACGCGCGGCGACGTCCCCGTCCTCGTCAGGCGCCGACGCGGTGCACCCATCGTGCACCTCGGGGTCTATGCCACCGGTGGCGCCGCGAGCGAGCCGGCGGCGCTCGCCGGGCTGGGCCTCATCATGGCGCGCGCGGCGGTGAAGGAAACGCGGACGCGCGATGCCGCAACCACCGCGCTCCAGGCCGAACTGCTCGGTGGCGCGATCTCCGCCTCGATTTCCAGCGATGGCCTCGGATGGGGCTTTTCGGTGCCGACGCGGGCGTTTGCGGAGGCTGTCACCCTGCTCGCTGACGTCGTGTGTGATCCCGCGTTCACCCACCAGGTGGTAGATACCGAGCGCGACGTTGCCCGCACGCAGCTCGACCAGGTGCGCGACGACATGTACCGCTACCCCACGCGGCTTGCGCTGCAGGCCGCGTTCGGCGATCACCCGTACGCGCGCGGGTCGATCGGCACCGACGACGGGCTCGCGCGACTCACGCCGGACGACGTGCGGGCCTGGCACGCGGCACAGGTGCTGAGCGGGAACCTCGTGATCGCCGTGGTCGGCGACGTCGACCCATCCGAGGCGGCTTCCATGGTGGCCGGAGCCTTTGCCGCGGTGCGCCAGCGGGACGCCGCGTTGCTTGCGGTGCCGGCCTGGACCGGTGACGGGCGACAGCAGGTCGAGTTCCGCGACAAGGCCCAAACGGCACTGTGCATGGCGTTCCCTGCGCCGGCGCGCCGCGACCCGGCGCGTCATGACGCACACCTCGTCTCGGTCATCGCCAGCGGCCTGGGAGGGCGCTTCTTTGACGCGCTGCGCGAGAAGCAGTCGCTGGCGTACACCGTGCACGTCGCACCCTCGCAGCGGGCGACTGCCGGCATGATGGTCGCCTACATTGCCACGTCGCCCGACAAGGAGGACGCGGCGCGCGAGGGGCTGTTGCGCGAGTTCCGGAAGCTTCAGGACGAACCGGTCACCGCCGAGGAACTCGAGCGCGCGCGCACCTATGCCATCGGCGCGCACCAGATCGCGCAGCAGGGCTCCGGACACGTGCTCGGCGAGGTGATCGACGCGTGGGTCCACGGCACCGGGCTTGACGAACTGGCCGACGTGGAGCGCCGTCTGCACGCGGTCACGCCCGCGTCCATCCAGGCGCTGGCGCAGCGCTCCTTTGGCGCAGACCAGCGCGTCGAGGGCGTGGTGCGCGGTCGCCGCACCAGCGCCTGA
- a CDS encoding tetratricopeptide repeat protein translates to MNGSGQRAARTALDAARSSVEDLDRAASPEDAAACIIEAWSSIEQGLQALAGTRALVGQPLLRELRQRELLSLGEAHTLVDLGALAERVRAVDYAPTTRDRELTHAGLDEALRVVERGGKPGIGHVAATPTPARDDAPPSSAAPLPHLPTTTASSNFMGRAVVIVAALAVIGGGGYAIYAMRGRPDDLRRGRAAYAAGDRLTAVNAFQAAAGAHPALAEPHLYLGRIARESGNLTLANEELRRAVALEPDNYLTHRELASLLLLQQRPDLARTFYERAIRLKPEDRTSLGYMGCTLLLLGQAELANRFLARAGAGPWTTCVPPVPVAGAPAAPPR, encoded by the coding sequence ATGAACGGCTCCGGCCAGCGCGCCGCGCGCACCGCGCTCGACGCGGCGCGATCATCGGTCGAGGATCTCGACCGAGCCGCGAGCCCGGAAGATGCGGCCGCCTGCATCATCGAGGCGTGGTCGTCCATCGAACAGGGCCTGCAGGCCCTCGCCGGCACGCGGGCGCTCGTCGGCCAGCCTCTCCTCCGCGAACTGCGACAGCGGGAGCTGTTGAGCCTGGGCGAAGCGCACACACTCGTCGACCTCGGCGCGCTCGCCGAGCGTGTCCGCGCGGTCGACTACGCGCCAACCACGCGAGATCGCGAACTCACCCACGCGGGACTCGATGAGGCCCTGCGAGTCGTCGAGCGCGGAGGGAAGCCCGGTATCGGACACGTCGCCGCGACTCCGACGCCTGCGCGCGACGATGCCCCACCGTCGTCCGCCGCACCCCTTCCGCATCTGCCAACCACCACCGCGTCGAGCAACTTCATGGGACGTGCGGTGGTGATCGTCGCCGCGCTCGCCGTCATCGGTGGGGGAGGGTATGCGATCTACGCCATGCGTGGCCGGCCCGATGATCTCCGACGCGGGCGGGCCGCGTACGCGGCCGGCGATCGCCTCACCGCCGTGAACGCCTTTCAGGCCGCCGCCGGTGCGCATCCCGCGCTCGCCGAACCGCACCTCTATCTCGGGCGCATCGCGCGCGAGTCGGGAAACCTGACGCTGGCAAACGAGGAACTGCGTCGCGCGGTCGCCCTCGAGCCAGACAACTACCTCACCCACCGCGAGCTCGCCTCGCTCCTCTTGCTGCAGCAGCGGCCGGATCTCGCGCGAACCTTCTACGAGCGCGCGATCCGGCTCAAGCCCGAAGACCGGACTTCCCTCGGGTACATGGGCTGCACGCTGTTGCTGCTTGGCCAGGCCGAACTGGCCAATCGTTTCCTCGCTCGCGCTGGCGCCGGTCCGTGGACCACCTGCGTGCCCCCGGTGCCGGTTGCCGGCGCACCTGCGGCGCCTCCTCGGTAG
- a CDS encoding tetratricopeptide repeat protein, protein MYNMRGSLTQEAVAAMSTPFLSSEEYDERAHQLYNEGRYEDALAMLREGLGVYPAAVGLHVGVGYARLAREEIAWARRAFDEALALDADHEDALAGLGEVLIKLGQLEQARAVFARTLELGYQDDIELMLQVGRALFREGLAEDARPYFEAAVAHAPDHAEAVSLIGYTQHRLNDDDKAIATLRRSLQLDPEHSEARIYLANLLYDRGEHEAALYHLDRTNPEDHWDELGIWRLMELRRSIHKVADGDPDLRPWEERLADLAGEADEIDELLAEVEATVLEQEERAARTQLELFGTMLVELGDQRRDPSEHRVIARDGRAFRGTWDEIVAQMKDGSRTFAARSLADYMANEARRGFSLTGMVIPTGSAEGFLRGAADAGLLRIIR, encoded by the coding sequence ATGTACAATATGCGAGGGTCGCTCACGCAGGAGGCCGTCGCCGCGATGTCCACGCCATTCCTCAGCTCGGAGGAGTACGACGAGCGGGCGCACCAGCTGTACAACGAGGGCCGTTACGAAGACGCGCTCGCGATGCTGCGCGAGGGGCTGGGGGTGTATCCCGCCGCCGTAGGCCTGCACGTGGGCGTCGGCTACGCGCGACTGGCGCGCGAGGAGATTGCCTGGGCCCGCCGGGCGTTCGACGAGGCGCTCGCGCTCGACGCCGATCACGAAGATGCACTCGCCGGTTTGGGCGAGGTGCTGATCAAGCTGGGGCAGCTCGAACAGGCACGCGCGGTGTTCGCGCGGACGCTGGAACTGGGGTACCAGGACGACATCGAACTGATGCTGCAGGTGGGCCGCGCGCTCTTCCGCGAGGGCCTCGCCGAGGACGCACGGCCGTACTTCGAGGCGGCGGTGGCACACGCGCCCGATCACGCCGAGGCCGTGTCGCTCATCGGGTACACGCAGCACCGCCTCAACGACGACGACAAGGCGATCGCCACGTTGCGCCGTTCGCTGCAGCTTGACCCCGAGCACTCCGAGGCCCGCATCTACCTGGCCAACCTTCTCTACGATCGGGGCGAACACGAGGCCGCGCTGTACCACCTCGATCGCACCAACCCCGAGGACCATTGGGACGAGCTGGGCATCTGGCGCCTCATGGAACTCCGGCGATCCATTCACAAGGTTGCTGACGGCGATCCCGACCTGCGGCCATGGGAAGAGCGACTGGCCGACCTGGCGGGCGAGGCCGACGAAATCGACGAGCTGCTCGCCGAGGTCGAGGCCACCGTGCTCGAACAGGAGGAGCGCGCAGCGCGCACACAGCTGGAACTGTTCGGCACGATGCTGGTAGAACTGGGCGACCAGCGGCGTGATCCTTCGGAGCATCGCGTGATCGCGCGGGACGGTCGCGCGTTTCGCGGCACCTGGGACGAGATCGTCGCCCAGATGAAGGACGGCAGCCGCACCTTCGCCGCCCGGTCGCTGGCGGACTACATGGCGAACGAGGCCCGTCGCGGTTTTTCGCTGACCGGTATGGTCATTCCCACCGGGAGCGCCGAGGGCTTTCTTCGTGGAGCGGCCGACGCCGGCCTGCTGCGGATCATCAGGTAA
- a CDS encoding pseudouridine-5'-phosphate glycosidase, which translates to MSSAIRLTPDVRAALAARRPVVALETSVLAQGLPIPHNRDAARRMTEAIARHGATSALTAVVDGVPTLGLTPGELERFLARDGIVKVSARDLAPVVASRRSGATTVAATLALIARTEVRVFATGGIGGVHRGAPFDESADLRELAQTPAVVTCAGAKSILDLPATLERLESLGVPVIGYCTSEFPAFFSRSSGLRVPARADSVEQLRDIVRAHHALGRREAVLVVQPPPESDALPAALIEAAVARALEEARAAGVHGPATTPFLLAAVERATEGRSLQTNLALLEHNADLAGRIAAALAA; encoded by the coding sequence CTGTCCTCCGCCATAAGGCTCACGCCGGACGTGCGTGCCGCCCTCGCGGCGCGCCGACCCGTGGTTGCGCTCGAGACGTCAGTGCTGGCGCAGGGACTGCCGATACCCCACAACCGGGATGCAGCGCGGCGCATGACGGAAGCGATCGCGCGCCACGGAGCCACGAGTGCCCTGACCGCCGTGGTCGACGGGGTGCCGACTCTCGGGCTCACTCCCGGGGAACTCGAGCGCTTTCTCGCGCGTGACGGGATCGTCAAGGTGTCCGCGCGTGACCTTGCGCCGGTGGTGGCATCGCGCCGTTCGGGCGCAACGACCGTCGCGGCCACGCTCGCGCTGATCGCGCGCACCGAGGTTCGCGTGTTTGCCACCGGCGGCATCGGAGGCGTGCATCGGGGTGCACCCTTCGACGAGTCCGCGGACCTGCGCGAACTTGCGCAGACGCCTGCCGTGGTCACGTGTGCGGGCGCCAAGTCGATCCTCGACCTGCCCGCCACGCTCGAGCGGCTCGAGAGCCTTGGCGTTCCGGTGATCGGCTATTGCACGAGCGAGTTCCCCGCGTTCTTCTCGCGCAGCAGCGGGCTGCGGGTTCCGGCGCGTGCCGATTCGGTCGAGCAGCTGCGGGACATCGTGCGCGCGCATCACGCCCTTGGTCGCCGCGAGGCGGTGCTGGTGGTGCAGCCTCCACCGGAGTCCGACGCGTTGCCAGCCGCGCTGATCGAGGCTGCGGTCGCGCGCGCGCTCGAGGAGGCGCGCGCGGCCGGTGTACACGGGCCGGCGACGACGCCTTTCCTGCTGGCGGCGGTGGAACGCGCAACCGAAGGCCGGTCGCTGCAGACCAACCTGGCCCTGCTGGAGCACAATGCCGACCTCGCGGGTCGCATCGCCGCGGCGCTCGCTGCCTGA
- a CDS encoding aminotransferase class V-fold PLP-dependent enzyme, which produces MTDPLLAFRQEFPILERSTYLVSNSLGAMPRAVPDRLAEYVDVWAERGVRAWTEAWWALPGAVADEVAPLIGASPGEMVMLPNVTLAQATILSALRYEAPRNRIVMTELDFPSVRYVYDHLATRLGAEIVVVPSDDGISIDQERLLAAIDERTALVAISHVLFRSAYVMDIDAICARAHAMGALVSSDAFHAIGVIPVDVRASGVDFVTGGVLKWLCGGPGGCFLYASPSVRERLEPSLVGWMSHTRPFAFEPEMEYAPNVYRWLGGTPVIPALYAAIEGPRVVRRAGIEAIRAKSMRQTRRLVDLADARGYAVYAPRDPARRGGTVAFAVPHAYEVSQFLLSRDIVVDYRPRAGIRVAPHFYTKDEELEAAVAAMDEALQSGAWQRFADSSAVVT; this is translated from the coding sequence ATGACCGACCCGCTGCTCGCGTTCCGCCAGGAGTTCCCGATCCTCGAGCGCTCCACCTACCTGGTGTCGAACTCGTTAGGTGCGATGCCGCGCGCCGTCCCCGACCGGCTCGCCGAGTACGTCGACGTGTGGGCCGAGCGCGGCGTGCGCGCGTGGACCGAGGCCTGGTGGGCCCTGCCGGGCGCGGTCGCCGACGAGGTCGCACCGCTCATCGGAGCCTCGCCGGGCGAGATGGTGATGCTCCCCAACGTCACCCTCGCGCAGGCAACGATCCTGTCCGCTCTGCGGTACGAGGCGCCGCGCAACCGCATCGTGATGACCGAGCTGGACTTTCCCTCGGTACGCTACGTCTACGACCACCTCGCCACCCGACTCGGTGCCGAGATCGTGGTGGTCCCGAGTGATGACGGCATCTCGATCGACCAGGAACGGTTGCTCGCGGCCATCGACGAACGGACGGCGCTCGTCGCCATTTCGCATGTGCTCTTCCGTTCGGCGTACGTGATGGACATCGATGCGATCTGCGCCCGCGCGCACGCGATGGGTGCGCTGGTGTCGTCCGATGCGTTCCATGCGATTGGCGTCATTCCGGTCGATGTGCGCGCGAGTGGCGTCGACTTCGTGACCGGTGGCGTGCTGAAGTGGCTGTGTGGCGGACCCGGCGGCTGCTTCCTGTACGCCTCGCCGTCGGTGCGCGAGCGGCTGGAACCGTCACTGGTGGGATGGATGTCGCACACGCGGCCCTTTGCCTTTGAACCGGAGATGGAGTACGCACCCAACGTGTACCGGTGGCTGGGAGGCACGCCGGTGATCCCGGCGCTGTACGCGGCCATCGAGGGTCCGCGCGTCGTCAGGCGGGCCGGGATCGAGGCGATTCGTGCCAAGAGCATGCGGCAGACACGCCGACTCGTGGACCTCGCCGACGCGCGCGGGTACGCCGTCTACGCTCCGCGCGACCCGGCTCGGCGGGGAGGGACCGTGGCGTTCGCGGTCCCGCACGCGTACGAGGTATCGCAGTTCCTGCTTTCGCGCGACATTGTCGTCGACTATCGGCCAAGAGCCGGGATTCGCGTTGCGCCGCACTTCTATACGAAAGACGAGGAACTGGAAGCTGCGGTCGCCGCGATGGATGAGGCGCTGCAGTCCGGAGCCTGGCAGCGATTTGCCGACAGCAGTGCCGTGGTGACCTGA